In Naumovozyma castellii chromosome 1, complete genome, one DNA window encodes the following:
- the NCAS0A13530 gene encoding uncharacterized protein (ancestral locus Anc_7.245) produces MTGSTELNSVTTVDSIPLETLSLNGNQKSPNGISNGQDLNGKEHNEEQSNSEVSSDTETINSENDQNQNQNRVIYLRIDNLPPGKTWKQIKYLIGGIIHHSNVLQVKLLPPVTSIIPPFVTFQSCLVILRGSLNPNALNKLIRTLNTYQWDYFDLYVYELPILNPMFPNKNSDNGIPPSNSTLPISPLLQRPQTLFSPQMQGTPISKNVPGPPPPPPPGPPQPNQMSQSPHSQPHPPISVANMQPPPSPFPPAYPFLMPSNNFSGKIVQPLPPPPPPAPPATSSSVSRFVNAYNNSASQRQYNPRAFDGHNIIQRKSISNQYLTSQNKTNKSRFKMFKNIFNENAFRKQMTNRGMFQIRLENFPPYFQIESLRLLENNQNIKINDYKDTVILPNRDAMGKYCRLKWTILKDFIKLKCPKLLELDKKRSMNAPTLTAGYSGMSQNEHRDVKNNTREFYVGVYEYETTKFLLRFQSEPAEKTYSITGILYKAVIGFHDKEYCDLCLKLLQDQEYSQGYKLRVLELPPFEEEEDSGEDEFTEQEQAQEALVIDANNHSTVDESKIK; encoded by the coding sequence ATGACAGGATCAACTGAATTAAATAGTGTCACAACTGTTGATAGCATTCCCTTGGAGACTTTGTCCCTCAACGGAAATCAAAAGTCACCAAACGGTATTTCAAATGGTCAAGACCTTAATGGAAAGGAGCATAATGAAGAACAATCCAATAGTGAAGTGTCATCGGATACAGAAACCATAAATTCAGAAAATGACCAAAaccaaaatcaaaatagGGTCATttatttaagaattgaTAATCTGCCACCAGGAAAGACTTGGAAGCAAATTAAATATCTTATAGGCGGAATTAttcatcattcaaatgTTTTGCAAGTTAAACTACTTCCTCCAGTAACATCTATTATTCCGCCTTTTGTGACTTTCCAAAGTTGTTTGGTCATTTTACGTGGATCATTGAATCCGAATGCTTTGAATAAGCTAATTAGAACGTTAAATACTTATCAATGGGATTATTTTGATCTGTATGTTTATGAATTACCAATATTGAATCCAATGTTTCCAAATAAAAACAGCGACAATGGAATCCCACCAAGTAATTCTACGCTGCCTATTTCTCCTCTATTACAGAGACCTCAAACCTTATTTTCACCACAAATGCAAGGAACACCAATTTCTAAGAATGTTCCTGGACCTCCTCCACCACCTCCACCCGGGCCTCCCCAACCTAATCAAATGTCACAATCACCTCATTCTCAACCACATCCACCGATTTCTGTTGCGAATATGCAACCTCCTCCCTCACCTTTCCCTCCAGCATATCCTTTTTTGATGccatctaataattttagCGGTAAAATAGTTCAACCattaccaccaccaccacccCCAGCACCTCCAGCAACGTCTTCATCTGTCTCAAGATTTGTTAACGCTTACAATAATAGTGCCAGTCAGCGTCAATATAATCCAAGGGCATTTGATGGACACaatataattcaaagaaaaagtaTATCCAATCAATATCTGACATctcaaaataaaacaaataaatccAGGTTTAAAAtgttcaaaaatatttttaatgaaaatgcaTTTAGAAAGCAAATGACTAATAGAGGAATGTTTCAAATTAGATTAGAAAACTTTCCACCATACTTCCAAATTGAATCTTTAAGGCTACtggaaaataatcaaaatattaagatAAATGATTACAAAGATACTGTGATCTTACCCAATAGAGATGCAATGGGGAAATATTGTAGATTAAAATGGACTATTTTAAAagatttcatcaaattgaaaTGCCCTAAATTACTAGAATTAGATAAGAAGAGAAGTATGAACGCACCAACTCTGACTGCAGGATATAGTGGCATGTCGCAAAATGAACATCGTGATgtaaaaaataatacaaGAGAGTTCTACGTTGGGGTTTACGAATATGAAACAACGAAATTTTTGTTAAGATTCCAAAGTGAACCAGCAGAGAAAACATATTCCATTACTGGTATCTTATATAAGGCAGTCATAGGATTTCACGATAAAGAATATTGTGATTTATGCTTGAAATTATTGcaagatcaagaatattCTCAAGGATATAAATTGCGCGTCCTGGAATTGCCACcgtttgaagaagaagaagatagTGGAGAAGATGAGTTTACTGAGCAAGAACAAGCTCAAGAAGCATTAGTCATAGATGCAAATAATCATTCAACTGTCGATGAGAgtaaaatcaaataa
- the VHR1 gene encoding Vhr1p (ancestral locus Anc_7.246), with protein sequence MTSKNDSEGNTNHTNSLSMGTTHRIRALLNFTDEVKWKQFSSRRLELIDKFKLSEFKASEQDYNIRQIAAILRTEFGYPVHYTHEFEKLVTAAVQSVRRNRKRSLRRASMASPSRGSGYKFKNVSGSFNDGNKQQSLPQESNSRRTSQLENQIPISPRSVMVQQNPLPSQTLFSPQQVAPATMIITNPTPTSSTVSNATEQNPQKLPLQSPYQQPIRWGPQYAPQVQNIQFQPIPQPQQPQPLPQYQPYLNTMIPQVPNIMPTNIVCAPHPLPKIEPKGQLEGSNLTGTLQKIDDTTREYIYEIVNNVVPLTEQAKNSHNDMPNLAQFSEINSPLQISKDHESTSDEIPFFLREKLLMQIQNSKTCSKLSLPNQKPPENLPNLQVLGNLALQISTSFVLERFFSDLSAVSMDYITSKILSEDNIKDLSNKLFSPAVTHNIFEINTKFLLFILLGSIVKDFGFDPTLYPLSEMLHHIIMKRYPLVTGNVDNSKSKEGNAAALSSSSSSQDHGLKAFIYTLPIKPQLANQNVNRKVTIKFKGQEHNFTFPLLTNSPPTINEILENCRNLFKIMSPNQALGIFHENSLLTDNYKLSQLLNVVTKDDLILEIKELHNLSSNVKNSHEDNNGNVYEPTLETMIPQPNVTNHKLPTLSLPRNSPPKTSPAFLIPSEHGHRLQNAMHSNETDNEQKKRTLSETNISSTSPLSFKTILNNSKETTSTNNETPTSSHSSPIVPRKNSLTPVEINLNRNSVSIPIIEYNNNTNTNNTNNEHSSTKLRDIESSPKIPNVHTDNKIFQDSKLPTPVPSFQPLL encoded by the coding sequence ATGACCTCGAAGAATGATTCCGAGGGCAACACGAACCATACAAACTCTCTAAGTATGGGGACCACCCATAGGATAAGAGCACTCTTAAATTTTACAGATGAAGTGAAATGGAAACAATTCTCAAGTAGAAGATTGGAACTCATTGATAAGTTTAAATTGAGCGAATTTAAAGCTAGTGAACAAGATTATAATATTAGACAGATTGCCGCCATTTTAAGAACTGAATTCGGTTATCCCGTTCATTATACTCATGAATTCGAAAAATTAGTCACCGCAGCTGTTCAATCCGTGAGAAGAAATAGGAAAAGATCCCTTAGGAGAGCTTCCATGGCAAGCCCCTCAAGAGGATCAGGttataaattcaaaaatgtgAGTGGATCATTCAATGATGGTAATAAGCAACAGTCTTTACCACAGGAAAGCAATTCAAGACGAACATCccaattggaaaatcaaATACCTATAAGTCCAAGATCTGTCATGGTTCAACAGAACCCGTTACCTTCTCAAACATTATTTTCACCACAACAAGTAGCTCCAGCAACAATGATAATTACAAATCCAACGCCGACTTCTTCAACGGTAAGTAATGCCACAGAACAAAATCCTCAAAAGTTACCACTTCAATCGCCGTATCAACAACCAATACGTTGGGGTCCTCAATATGCCCCACAagttcaaaatattcaattccaaCCAATCccacaaccacaacaaccACAACCTTTGCCACAATACCAACCTTACTTAAATACAATGATACCACAAGTACCCAATATTATGCCCACAAATATAGTATGTGCTCCACATCCTTTACCGAAAATTGAACCAAAGGGACAATTGGAAGGAAGTAATTTAACAGGAACCCTACAGAAAATCGATGATACTACAAGAGAATACATTTATgaaattgtaaataatGTGGTACCCTTAACTGAGCAGGCTAAAAATAGTCATAATGATATGCCAAATCTTGCTCAATTTTCTGAAATAAATAGTCCTCTACAAATATCCAAGGACCATGAATCCACATCTGATGAAATACCTTTTTTCCTaagagaaaaattattaatgcAAATACAAAATTCCAAGACATGCTCTAAATTATCTCTTCCAAACCAGAAACCCCCTgaaaatttaccaaatcTTCAAGTGTTGGGCAATCTAGCATTACAAATTTCCACATCGTTTGTATTGGAAAGATTCTTCTCCGACTTATCGGCGGTATCAATGGATTATATCACTTCTAAGATTCTCTCTGAAGATAATATAAAGGATTTgtcaaataaattattttctcCAGCAGTGACTCAcaatatctttgaaattaacACAAAATTCTTGCTCTTCATCTTATTAGGATCCATCGTGAAAGATTTTGGCTTTGATCCAACTCTTTATCCTTTAAGCGAAATGCTTCACCATATCATTATGAAAAGATACCCACTTGTGACAGGTAACGTGgacaattccaaatcaaagGAAGGTAATGCTGCTGCATTGTCAAGTTCTTCCTCATCTCAGGACCATGGTTTGAAAGCATTTATTTATACCTTACCAATAAAACCACAATTGGCAAATCAAAATGTCAATAGAAAGGTAACtatcaaatttaaaggaCAAGAACATAATTTCACATTCCCACTATTGACTAATTCACCACCTACAATTAACGAAATACTCGAAAATTGTAGAAACTTGTTTAAGATAATGTCACCAAATCAAGCATTAGGTATTTTCCATGAGAACTCTTTATTAACTGACAATTATAAATTATCACAATTACTCAACGTTGTAACAAAGGACGATCTAATATTAGAAATCAAAGAGTTGCACAACTTGTCCAGTAACGTGAAAAATTCACATGAGGATAACAATGGAAACGTTTACGAGCCTACTTTAGAGACAATGATACCTCAACCTAATGTTACAAACCATAAATTGCcaacattatcattacCTAGAAATTCACCACCTAAGACAAGTCCAGCCTTCCTAATTCCTTCAGAACATGGACACAGACTGCAAAACGCCATGCATTCAAATGAAACTGATAACGAACAAAAGAAACGAACACTATCTGAAActaatatttcttcaaccTCACCGTTATCTTTTAAGACAATCCTGAATAACTCAAAGGAAACCACATCAACTAATAACGAAACTCCAACTTCATCTCATTCTTCTCCAATAGTCCCAAGAAAAAATTCACTAACTCCCGTTGAAATAAACCTTAATAGAAACTCTGTTTCGATTCCAATTATAGAatacaataataatactaatactaataatactaataatgaaCATTCAAGTACCAAGTTGAGAGATATAGAATCATCGCCAAAGATACCTAACGTTCATAcagataataaaatatttcaagataGCAAATTACCCACTCCAGTTCCATCATTTCAACCGTTATTATAA
- the RGI2 gene encoding Rgi2p (ancestral locus Anc_7.248), whose product MPKNKNKGPKMTTVVTKTGESLKLFEDLNDFEMFIRNEVEDDEFDNIHCQLKYYPPFVLQDAKDHDPEKIKDTENCHSKKFVRHLHQHVEKHLLKDIKEALQQPTLKFHDKSKDATFEKITWHYGEQTELHNKKFKVQIDVSCNNDGAMVDVDYKTVPIKEESEE is encoded by the coding sequence ATGCCAAAAAACAAGAATAAGGGACCAAAAATGACTACCGTAGTCACCAAGACAGGTGAgtctttgaaattattcgAAGACTTGAAcgattttgaaatgttcATCAGAAACGAAGTCGAAGATGATGAGTTCGATAACATTCATTGCCAATTGAAATACTACCCACCATTCGTCTTGCAAGATGCAAAGGACCATGATCCTGAAAAGATCAAAGACACTGAGAATTGTCACTCCAAGAAATTCGTCAGACATTTGCATCAACATGTCGAAAAGCATCTATTGAAGGATATTAAGGAAGCCTTGCAACAACCAACTTTGAAGTTCCACGACAAGTCCAAGGACGccacttttgaaaaaatcacCTGGCATTATGGTGAGCAAACTGAATTGCACAACAAGAAGTTTAAAGTACAAATTGATGTTAGTTGTAACAATGATGGTGCTATGGTTGATGTTGATTACAAGACCGTTCCAATTAAGGAAGAATCtgaagaataa
- the YRB2 gene encoding Yrb2p (ancestral locus Anc_7.253), with the protein MNGTVNDVEGKKSNNSTPIKETIDDVNALKRSRDDKENEEEGEIEQNSNDTKKKLKIEPSSETKDDEEKTKTEEDKKEQEKPKFVFGSTTSFGAGFGVKTSTKEKEESSKDNSKPFAFGSGLSFGSGFGVLKKPDEEEEPKTEQKPEEETKTADSSDTKDGKEESVIELPTEKESEKKSKEATKDDENVIKLTKREIKSGEESEVCVFQANAKLYQLSDLKSGWKERGTGNIKLNEDPNTKKARIVMRSRGILKVILNLPLIKGFSIQKGFPGSLNGEKFVRIIAIDDNKHPVQYALRIGKEETASELYDKIINLIPK; encoded by the coding sequence atgaatggTACTGTGAACGACGTTGAAGGGAAAAAGAGTAATAACTCTACACCAATTAAGGAAACTATAGATGATGTAAATGCTTTGAAGAGGTCAAGAGATGATAAAGAGAATGAGGAAGAAGGAGAGATAGAGCagaattcaaatgatactaaaaagaaattgaagatagAACCAAGTTCTGAAACaaaggatgatgaagaaaagactaaaactgaagaagataagaaagaacaagagaaaCCAAAATTTGTATTTGGTTCAACAACCTCTTTTGGTGCCGGATTCGGTGTGAAGACCTCAACGAaggagaaagaagaatcaaGCAAAGATAACAGTAAACCTTTTGCCTTTGGATCAGGTCTTTCATTTGGTAGCGGGTTTGGTGTCTTAAAGAAACctgacgaagaagaagaaccaaAAACTGAACAGAAGCcggaagaagaaacaaagacCGCAGATAGCTCAGACACTAAAGATGGAAAGGAAGAATCTGTCATCGAATTACCCACAGAAAAGGAATcagaaaagaaaagtaaAGAAGCTACAAAAGATGACGAGAATGTTATAAAATTGACCAAAAGGGAAATTAAATCTGGTGAAGAATCAGAAGTTTGCGTCTTCCAAGCAAATGCAAAATTATACCAATTATCTGACCTAAAAAGTGGTTGGAAGGAAAGGGGTACGGGAAACATTAAACTGAATGAAGATCCCAATACAAAGAAAGCGCGGATTGTGATGAGATCTCGAGGCATTCTAAAGGTTATTCTTAATTTACCATTGATTAAAGGGTTTTCCATTCAAAAAGGATTTCCAGGTTCCTTAaatggtgaaaaatttgtgAGAATAATTGCTATAGATGATAACAAACACCCTGTACAATATGCATTGAGAATAGGTAAGGAGGAAACAGCATCGGAGTTATatgataaaattattaatttaatacCTAAATAA
- the EFM4 gene encoding Efm4p (ancestral locus Anc_7.254), translating to MEDTTKLNVSKLGTKQYWDDFYSLERQNFKENSEDTGECWFNDNDAEQKMIDFLDENIGSYRIAADASMLDLGTGNGHLLFELYENDFHGQMLGVDYSEQSVQFANEIAKSKSLDEKIRFKQADIFQSEWNPGKFDVVLDKGTLDAIALSGIKFDDGKTVVDIYGKIIERILEKDSVFLITSCNFTEEELIKIIETDKLKCWETIKYPVFEFGGVKGSTISSVAFVKTQ from the coding sequence ATGGAGGATACTACTAAACTGAACGTTTCTAAATTAGGAACAAAACAATATTGGGATgatttttattctttagAAAGACAAAACTTTAAGGAAAATTCGGAAGATACTGGTGAATGTTGGttcaatgataatgatgcGGAACAAAAGATGATAGATTTCCTGGACGAAAATATTGGGTCCTATAGGATTGCTGCTGATGCATCCATGCTGGATCTAGGGACAGGTAATGGGCATTTATTGTTTGAGCtttatgaaaatgattttcATGGGCAAATGTTAGGCGTTGATTATTCGGAACAGAGTGTACAATTTGCTAATGAAATTGCCAAAAGTAAAAGTcttgatgaaaaaatacGTTTCAAGCAAGCtgatatatttcaatctGAGTGGAATCCTGGGAAATTCGATGTCGTATTAGATAAAGGGACTTTGGATGCTATTGCCCTAAGTGGAATTAAATTCGATGATGGGAAGACTGTGGTTGATATTTATGGAAAGataattgaaagaatattggaaaaagATAGTGTTTTTCTCATTACATCTTGTAACTTTAccgaagaagaattgattaaaataattgaaactgataaattaaaatgtTGGGAGACCATAAAATATCctgtttttgaatttggtgGAGTCAAGGGAAGTACAATCAGCAGTGTTGCATTTGTCAAAACTCAGTAA
- the FIS1 gene encoding Fis1p (ancestral locus Anc_7.255) — protein sequence MPALNFLPELQDVYEPLYPEQLQALHQQVVQEGGELASIQSRFNYAWGLIKSADVNDQRLGIKLLTDIYKEEPTRRRECLYYLTIGCYKSGEYSMAKRYVDKLHEHEPNNKQVQTLKKMVEDKIQKETVKGVVVATGVIAAVATIAGFMFRKKK from the coding sequence ATGCCCGCACTAAATTTTCTACCTGAGCTACAAGATGTCTATGAGCCATTATATCCGGAACAATTACAAGCACTCCATCAACAAGTTGTCCAAGAAGGTGGGGAATTAGCATCCATTCAATCCAGATTTAATTATGCCTGGGGACTAATTAAATCAGCTGATGTAAACGATCAGAGATTAGGAATTAAGTTGTTGACAGATATATATAAGGAGGAGCCAACAAGAAGACGAGAATGCTTGTATTATTTGACGATTGGCTGTTATAAATCAGGAGAATATTCAATGGCTAAGAGATACGTTGATAAGCTACATGAACATGAACCGAATAATAAACAAGTACAGACactaaagaaaatggtaGAGGATAAGATTCAAAAGGAGACCGTGAAAGGAGTCGTTGTTGCTACCGGAGTTATTGCTGCTGTTGCCACAATTGCCGGGTTCATGTttagaaagaaaaagtaa
- the RNR3 gene encoding ribonucleotide-diphosphate reductase subunit RNR3 (ancestral locus Anc_7.256) — MYVIKRDGRKEPVQFDKITARISRLCYGLDPARIDAVKVTQRIINGVYSGVTTVELDNLAAETCAYMTTVHPDYATLAARLAISNLHKQTTKQFSQVIYDLHHYVNPANGIHSPMISKKVYDIVMKNKDLLNSTIVYDRDFSFNYFGFKTLERSYLLKLDGKVAERPQHLIMRVALGIHLEDLDSVIETYNLMSLRYFIHASPTLFNAGTPKPQMSSCFLIAMKDDSIDGIFETLKECAMISKTAGGIGLHIHNIRSTGSYIAGTNGTSNGLIPMVRVFNNTARYVDQGGNKRPGAFALYLEPWHADIFDFIEIRKNHGKEEIRARDLFPALWVPDLFMKRVEENGQWTLFSPSIAPGLDDVYGDEFEELYTRYEKEGRGKTIKAQKLWYAILEAQTETGTPFVIYKDACNRKTNQSNLGVIKSSNLCCEIVEYSSPDETAVCNLASVALPAFIETSEDGKTSTYNFEKLHEITKVVTRNLNRVIDNNYYPVPEAERSNVRHRPIALGVQGLADTYMMLRLPFESEEATILNKQIFETMYHASLESSCELAQKEGPYETWEGCPASKGILQMDMWNAEPFGMWDWDTLRKDVVKYGLRNSLTMAPMPTASTSQILGYNECFEPVTSNMYSRRVLSGEFQVVNPYLLRDLVDLGIWDDGMKQHIITQNGSIQNLPNVPDELKSLYKTIWEISQKKIIDMAADRSIYIDQSHSLNLFLRAPTMGKLTSMHFYGWKKGLKTGMYYLRTQAASAAIQFTIDQKVADQAAQNIADVANLHRPTYVPTGTKFSEGLKIERETSPVPSEESTISSEISSLSVSESQPIVTVSEPSIEKATPSTVGVNIHSEVPIEKEIVGCTKDKYL, encoded by the coding sequence atGTACGTTATTAAAAGAGACGGTCGTAAAGAACCAGTTCAATTCGATAAAATCACTGCTCGTATCTCAAGATTATGCTATGGTTTAGACCCTGCTCGTATCGATGCTGTTAAGGTCACTCAGCGTATTATCAATGGGGTTTACTCAGGTGTTACCACTGTAGAATTAGACAACTTGGCTGCTGAAACATGTGCTTACATGACTACGGTTCATCCAGATTATGCTACTTTAGCTGCCAGATTAGCGATCTCTAATTTGCACAAACAAACTACCAAACAATTTTCTCAAGTGATCTATGATTTGCATCATTATGTTAACCCAGCCAATGGTATTCATTCGCCAATGATTTCGAAGAAAGTTTATGACATTGttatgaaaaataaagacCTTTTAAATTCAACTATTGTCTACGATAGAGATTTCTCTTTTAACTATTTTGGTTTCAAGACATTAGAACGTTCTTATCTTTTAAAACTCGATGGTAAAGTTGCTGAACGTCCTCAACATTTAATCATGAGAGTTGCTCTAGGTATAcatttggaagatttagatTCTGTCATTGAGACATATAATCTAATGTCCTTGAGATATTTCATTCATGCTTCTCCAACCTTATTCAATGCCGGTACTCCAAAGCCTCAAATGTCTTCCTGTTTCTTAATCGCTATGAAGGATGACTCTATCGATGGTATTTTTGAAACTCTAAAGGAATGTGCCATGATTTCCAAGACTGCTGGTGGTATTGGGCTACATATTCATAACATTCGTTCTACTGGTTCATATATCGCTGGTACCAATGGTACTTCCAATGGGTTGATCCCAATGGTTCGTGtttttaataatactgCGCGTTATGTGGATCAAGGTGGTAATAAGAGACCTGGTGCCTTTGCTTTGTACCTAGAACCATGGCACGCAGATATCTttgatttcattgaaattagAAAGAATCATggtaaagaagaaattcgTGCAAGAGATCTATTCCCCGCTTTATGGGTTCCTGATTTGTTCATGAAGCGTGTTGAAGAGAATGGCCAATGGACCTTGTTTTCTCCAAGTATTGCTCCTGGGTTAGACGATGTTTATggtgatgaatttgaagaactATACACACGTTATGAAAAGGAAGGTCGTGGTAAGACAATTAAGGCCCAAAAATTATGGTATGCTATTTTGGAAGCTCAAACTGAAACTGGTACTCCATTTGTTATATATAAGGATGCATGTAACAGAAAGACAAACCAAAGTAACTTGGGTGTtattaaatcttcaaaCTTATGTTGTGAAATCGTTGAATACTCTTCTCCTGACGAAACCGCTGTTTGTAATTTAGCATCTGTTGCTCTTCCTGCCTTCATTGAAACTTCTGAAGATGGTAAGACGTCCActtataattttgaaaaattacatGAAATTACAAAGGTTGTCACTCGTAATTTGAATAGAGtcattgataataattaCTATCCTGTTCCTGAGGCTGAAAGATCCAATGTTAGACACAGACCAATTGCTCTTGGTGTCCAAGGTTTAGCTGATACATACATGATGTTACGTTTGCCGTTCGAATCTGAAGAGGCTACTATTTTAAATAAGcaaatctttgaaacaatgTACCACGCTTCCCTGGAATCTTCTTGTGAATTAGCTCAAAAGGAAGGTCCATATGAAACTTGGGAAGGTTGCCCTGCATCAAAGGGTATATTACAGATGGATATGTGGAATGCTGAACCATTCGGTATGTGGGATTGGGATACTCTAAGAAAGGATGTCGTCAAGTATGGGCTAAGAAATTCTTTGACTATGGCTCCAATGCCAACGGCCTCCACTTCCCAAATTCTTGGTTACAATGAATGTTTTGAACCTGTTACATCGAACATGTACTCTCGTCGTGTTCTATCTGGTGAATTCCAAGTTGTTAATCCTTATTTATTGCGTGATTTAGTTGACTTAGGTATCTGGGATGACGGTATGAAACAACATATTATTACACAAAATGGTTCAATTCAAAACTTGCCAAATGTTCcagatgaattgaaatcttTATACAAGACTATTTGGGAAATAtctcaaaagaaaattatcGACATGGCTGCTGATCGTTCCATTTACATTGACCAATctcattctttgaatttattcttGCGTGCTCCAACAATGGGTAAGTTAACCAGTATGCATTTCTACGGTTGGAAGAAGGGGTTGAAGACTGGTATGTATTATTTGAGAACTCAAGCTGCTTCTGCTGCTATTCAATTTACTATTGACCAGAAGGTTGCTGACCAAGCTGCTCAAAATATTGCTGATGTAGCCAATCTACATCGTCCAACATATGTACCAACGGGTACCAAATTCTCCGAAGGTTTAAAAATAGAAAGAGAAACTTCTCCAGTTCCATCTGAAGAATCAACAATATCTAGCGAGATCAGCTCTTTGTCAGTATCAGAAAGTCAACCTATTGTTACAGTTTCCGAACCATCGATTGAAAAAGCTACTCCATCAACAGTAGGTGTTAATATTCATAGTGAAGTaccaattgaaaaagaaattgttgGTTGTACTAAGGACAAATACCTATAA